TTTAAGGAGGCCAAAGGAATGCTAGGCTCCGTACAGAAGTTTCTACCACACACCAAAATTATCGTCTATGATCTTGGACTGCGCAAGGAGAGTATTAAAGAGGTGAGGGTCTTTTCAATTTCTCCCTGAATGCATCCCGTTCATAGTTCACTTTTGTAACTCCGACAGATACTAGGACATTGCAAATTGCAAACCGTGCATGACTGTCACCTAATTTCCGTCATACATCACAGTAATTTTCATTAATACAAAGCATGATATTCTTTTGTTGCTGTCTTTTCTTTAACAGGTCAAACGTATGTGTAATGTGAAGCTTCGTAAATTCGACAGTTCCAAGTACCCGTCTCATGTGGCTAAACTGTTAACATACGCCTTCAAACCTGTCATAATCgaggcaagtacatgtacaagagTGTTTCAGAAGTAATGACATGTTCAGCAAATCCCCAGCTTACTGCCACTATctttagcccctttcacacaaagcaagggtcccttgctaaattttagCACGGTCgtataattttacaaaatgaaccTCGTGTCAAGGAAAACaatctactgtccaagttctctagcaaaatcttgtcaaaaaGTGATCATTaattacaaccatgctaaaattaggCAAAGAGATCCCATTTTAagtgctgtcgtgtgaataaaAACGAAGATATCAGACACGATTCCAACTCCTGCGTAGAGATTATCGTATACGAATTGCCGGAAACAGTGACTTGATATCAAGTCTAGAGGGGAAAAACCGCACTCGCTAAACCAATGAATTGTTTGTTACAGGAGGCGTTGCGGGAATTTGATGTCGTCTTCTGGTGCGATGCCTCGGCCCGTTTTCAACGAGACCCTCGTGTCATGTACCCCTACTTGAAGGAGCAACACGGGTTCATGAGGCGAATCGTTCGCTACGACCCTAAACTAATCATCTCTAGAACCAACCCAGCGATGTTCAAGGAGTTAGGCGTGGACAGGGTCAAATACTCAAAGGACGTGGACCACGCCCCTTCATTTGAAGCCAATCGTCTACTCTTCATCAACAGTACCCTCATTCGGGAGAAGTTGATAACGCCCTGGGTTGACTGTGCTCTGCGTCGTCAGTGCATAGCACCGGACCACAGTACGCTGAATCTCAACAAGGCCGGACCGCTTTATACCCATCGCTACGACCAAGCTGCCATTTCTATTTTGGCGTACAAAAACATGTACGATGCATGGACCAAGAACAACGATCGAACGAAGTTGTTTGTCAGTGTGGTTGACCTGTCCAGAACTACGATCGGCTGGCAAACGGTCCAGTACTGTTCGACTGAATGACACAATTAATTTTGTCCGTAATCGTATACAACttgatgtttatttattttctactTGTTTGTCACGAGGAAAAGTGTCAAACACTTAGTATGTCAAGCTGTATGTCAAGCTGTCAGCCCAGCAGTTACACATATTCATTAAAACCTTCCAGTGACTGGGCGTAGCAATTAGTTGCAGATTGTaccgattttgttttaattacccccacccccacccccagtgACTGTGCACAAAGTCTGTCTGTGGGGATCATCCGCCACCACACCTTAAAAAACAACTGTGAAAGCTCATTATGGGAGGTTAGAGCCACCTTGTAGAAAAATACAGATTCAGGAGGAAAACTCACTGGAATTATTCCAATGCGAAAAAAagttagggactgaaaactAATATCCACTTAATTATATTTCCACAGCGgggtttgaaccggggtcctagatgTGGAAGACGAGGAAAGATATTCCACCcacccgaccccccccccccaaaaaaaaaaaaatacagttcaACCACAAAGGATGAAAGCTTTGGTTTCGAACTCAGAATAAGATTtggaggtcccgaaatcaaacatctgaaagcacacaactatgtgtgactaggttttttttctccccattattatctcgcaacttcgacgaccgattgcgttcaaatttccacaggtttgtttgtgtATGCCTAATTATGGCGAGAAAcacaattgagaagactggtctttgaaaattaccgatagtgtccagtttcttatgaaattggcccctctTTGCGAAACCAAGTCGGATGCCTGCGTGCTTTCCCTCttgcaaacaaacaacaaatacaaaatcaaacttaaaaaaCTGCGTCAAGCCTCTAGTGAAGGATAAcagttatttattcatttaaaatCTTTTCTTTAATACTTTTTTATGAGCAATGGTAGTTGAATAACTACTCGAGACCATTCATGCATTTATCTGTTATCAAATATTGAATACATTCTCTTTAAATCACTTTAGATTAgcctatttgtttttataaagttcttatcttatcttatcttataaACACAAGTTTTGGAAACCATTTTGTGTCTTTGAAGTTTGtcccaagagggcgctatactaaGACCAGTGGACAGATTGTACGGTTAAGCCGTGTGCGAGGTATGCGGCTTCGGTTTTCGTGTGATCATGCGTTGAAGCATACGACACTCCTTAGTATCACACATAGCAACGCTGGTAGTCGTAGCCATACGGCTCTCTGACGTCAGAGCGAGCCCTTTAAATCCGCGCCTGCGCAGACCCCTTTTCATCCTGGATTTCCAACGTGGTCAACGTGTGAAAAAAAGTGGTCAAGGTAAATGTAAATTTTCTtcatttaaaatacatttttcttCCTTAAAATGAACAACAAGATACCTTCAGGTATTTCTggtttcaaaattcaaactaATACTCTTGCTTAGTATATCAGAGTTCGATAAATtgtatgttaatttttttggtCAGTGAGTAgcggattttgtttttaaaatggcgacATTACCCGCCGTAGCGTAACGTCACATCATCACCACACTGTGACTGTGCACACATTGAATGCAAGTGAACTCGCCCCCAGCATAGTCGCccctagccccataaatcggtccaatctactccgtatccttggccccagcaccactgatatcaaaacctttcgcttccttgaaaaaccatctgcaacgttctgcatcatgaaacttaccgatctaatgcttcagaagttgcagatagcacTACACTTGGAATCGTTCACACATAGGTATCACAGATTTTGAGATAATtctacacgtttgtcctggagaAAAAAATCTGCGCACGGTCGGGGGACAATCGGCACGCGGCATTAGCGGTAAAAGAGCGttagttgagaaaattcacacgcataattcacttgatttttactaaaaatctgtgatacctatttaaacaattccaagtgtagtgctatctgcaatttctgaagcattagatcggtaagtttcatgatgcagaacattgcagatggtttttcaaggaagcgaaaggttttgatatcagtggtgctggggccaaggataccgagtggattggaccgatttatggggctaagtcgccccctgacagaGTTGTCCCCGACAAAGTCGCcctaactattattattttactacTTTACTTGAGGAATCAGGGATGGTGGTTATTCGTTTGTTGTTAGGTGGAACTTTGAGTTTAATTTGAActtcataaatattttttaaaggtttcatttCATAATTAAtctattttaaattaaatttttaaaattgtcgATGTTTGTCTCAATCAAACAAATAGTTTGCCTAACCCGTGGCCATGGATGATGGAATAGACCTAGGCCAGGGttgactcctccgttgcaggcaacgcgacggagtcaAGGGTATAAAGGTTccgtaccattgcgaaaaaatttcaaaattcgggtaaaaatatttctacctcactcgggagtctgaacttttactcgcatgttccttgtagttggaaaTCCAAGCccgcattatttaaaattgttgaattgtctcctttggtgttaatattttgtgaaaagaaaattgaaattgacgTTCTCCATTCTACGTCCTGCACTAACTTCCgttaaacactttcttgcactgatcactggcGGCCTACTATTTGCAGCCAAATCGCCTTCAACTTAACTTGCGTCAACCAAACACTAAGCATGATAATAGTCagcgagcaatttacacaaagtgcAGAACTATGCGATACTGAGCCTTgacgtcttgtgccaagactctaTGTGCTGGAAGCGTAtatttttcccaggacaaatgAGCCACTTTTTACCATAGCGCATGCTACCTTCTCAGGAAAAAAATATACGCGCGCAGGaatcgccctctgttgtccgcaCATATGTTTAAGAAGccctgtgaaaaagcaagatggcggcagacGGCTTTGCTGCATAGAAATGTTTTttgtcacaagaaaaaaaaccttaatttttGTAACTGAAATTCAACCTGAAACTTACAAAAGTTCTATTTGAGCTGGAAAATTTTGCTGttttatgcctcctggattttaaaatgtatattggaggagttgaaggcgagTTGACACCACCAACCCAGTTGACGGCAAATAGCGGCAAGATAATGCGCtgtactcaaagccatgcgcacttgggcgcacactatcaattggtacatgatgatcacatcagaacttcgacatattttcggaaattatttcttccatggatatatttgtaactagctgtgaactcgttgagaatatagtgag
The sequence above is drawn from the Asterias rubens chromosome 9, eAstRub1.3, whole genome shotgun sequence genome and encodes:
- the LOC117295172 gene encoding uncharacterized protein LOC117295172, whose protein sequence is MFQYLRRRQMLICICSILGLYILFKVHVPGLNRSPYALVAVAKHDDVTPGVHIDDDINVYPNRNDDVAHASDDTNDVAWKNAGTSKNEEVIKEVNLPEDGELQLARDLVDLDPEELFNRTVIITGFSQNHFKEAKGMLGSVQKFLPHTKIIVYDLGLRKESIKEVKRMCNVKLRKFDSSKYPSHVAKLLTYAFKPVIIEEALREFDVVFWCDASARFQRDPRVMYPYLKEQHGFMRRIVRYDPKLIISRTNPAMFKELGVDRVKYSKDVDHAPSFEANRLLFINSTLIREKLITPWVDCALRRQCIAPDHSTLNLNKAGPLYTHRYDQAAISILAYKNMYDAWTKNNDRTKLFVSVVDLSRTTIGWQTVQYCSTE